The sequence CGATGATCGAGCAGACCGAGCGGGAGGATCTGGCGCAACGCACTCGCGCCACGCTCGCCGGCGCCGCGCACACCGCGCGCGAGGCCGCCTCCGCGCACGGCTCGAGCGGGTCGGAAGCCGCGGCGCGCGACGCCGAGCCCGGCCCCAACGGCAACGCGCCTCAGGCCGAGCCGCTGGTGCATGCCGGCGACGGCTGGACGGTGTCGCTCGCACGCGGGCTGCTCGTCGGGCTCACGCGACGCGATCGGCGTCTGACGCTGCTCGACCGACTGCCCGCGCCGCGTGAGCGCGTGGCGTCGACGCTGCGCGGCATTCCCGGCCTGCTGGCGATGCGGGCGTTCGAGCCGGCCCGCGCCGTGCTGCTCGGGGTGCTCGAGTACCTGAACGAGGGGGTCGCGCCGGAATCGTTCCATGCCGACGACGGCACCCCCGCCTACGGCTCGCCCGAGCCCTCGCTGTGGCTGATCGCGGCGGCCGAGCTCTACGCGCGGCGCAGCGAGGATTCGGCGTTTGCGCGGGACGTCTTGTTCCCGGCGCTCGAGGGCGTGATGCAGTTCTACCGTTCGGGCACGCACTACGGGATCGCCGTGGACTCCGACGGCCTGCTGGCCGTCACCCGCGACGGCGCGACACTCAAGCCGTCGGCCCTGAACGCGCTGTGGGCCTACGCGCTGGTGGCGATGGCGCAGTTGGCCCGGCTCGCCGGCCGGCGCGAGAACGGCGCGTTCTACCTGGCGTGGGCGCACGAGCACCAGCGGCGGTTCAACGAGGCGCTGTGGGACGATTCGCGCGGCTGCCTGTTCGAGACCCTGCGCGATGAACAGCCGGTGGCCGGCCTGAGCGCCGCCCAGGTGCTGGCCTCGAGCCTGCCGCGCTCACTGCTCGCCGACGATCGCCCGGCGCGATTGCTCGCGACCATCGAGCGCGAGCTGGCCACGCCACTCGGCTTGCGCCCCGTTCCTGACGACGACGAAGTCGAGACCGAATGGCTTGGCGCCTTCCACACCGCACGGCTGCGCGTCGGCGGCCGGAGCGCCGAGGCCCAGGCGCGCGTTCGCGCCGATCTCGACGCGCTGCGTCACGCCCTGGTTCGCTGCGGCGAGCCGTGGCGAATTCCCGAGCGCTTCCGACTGGCCGATCGCCGCCCCGCCGGCGCCGTCCATTCCGCGATCGCCGCCGGCGAGCTGCTCCGCGTGTGGATCGAGGAAGTGGAGCACGCCTCGACCCCGGTCGCGGTCCCGCTCCCCTGGTAGGACGCACGGAATAGATCGGGCGGACGCCGCGTATTAGGCGGCATGACGCTCCGCGACCTCGCCGGCGCGGCGCGCGACGCGGCGGTGCGATTCGCACGCGCGTTCGCGGCCGACCCCCGCCACTACCAGATGTCGGTGCAGGCGGCGCTCCTGCTCTTTGGGCTAGCCGCGCTCGACTTCGAGGTCACCGCGGCGCGCGCCGGGCTCACGATCAGCGCCTGCCTCGCCTCGCAATGGCTGGGCTCGCGCTTCGTGCGCCCGGCACCATTCGAGTGGCGCAGCGCCCTGATCTCGGGCACCGGGCTGTGCCTGCTGCTGCGCACCGATTCGGCGGCGCTGGCGGTCGCGACCTGCGCGCTCAGCGTGCTCAGCAAATTCTTCATAAGAGTCAACGGCAAACACCTGTTCAACCCCACCTGTTTTGGGCTCGCCGCGATGATGGCGCTCCGTCAGGGCATCTGGGTGTCGGCGGGGCAGTGGGGCCACGCGGCGCTCGTCGGGTTCGCCATCG is a genomic window of Candidatus Sulfotelmatobacter sp. containing:
- a CDS encoding glycogen debranching enzyme N-terminal domain-containing protein, which gives rise to MRTGQDVRSIPEGWLAREWLMANGLGGYSAGTAADIATRRTQALLVAASPHGRLVTLLLRLDERLQVRGNTTELSAHRFLADGCRLLDSTLEAFETDPWPAWRFVAAGVTIEKALIPIAGHNAVAIRYRHLGGHNARLMVAPIVARRAPHALERVRDVPGVAGGVPGRVHLALDDGGPSLTLWHNGAFLPAKLWRSGLSYLHDDDPTLGDAGFVPGHVEATLAPGSHLHLVFADEPELFRTLAREDRLGAPPPPTLAACVAMIEQTEREDLAQRTRATLAGAAHTAREAASAHGSSGSEAAARDAEPGPNGNAPQAEPLVHAGDGWTVSLARGLLVGLTRRDRRLTLLDRLPAPRERVASTLRGIPGLLAMRAFEPARAVLLGVLEYLNEGVAPESFHADDGTPAYGSPEPSLWLIAAAELYARRSEDSAFARDVLFPALEGVMQFYRSGTHYGIAVDSDGLLAVTRDGATLKPSALNALWAYALVAMAQLARLAGRRENGAFYLAWAHEHQRRFNEALWDDSRGCLFETLRDEQPVAGLSAAQVLASSLPRSLLADDRPARLLATIERELATPLGLRPVPDDDEVETEWLGAFHTARLRVGGRSAEAQARVRADLDALRHALVRCGEPWRIPERFRLADRRPAGAVHSAIAAGELLRVWIEEVEHASTPVAVPLPW
- a CDS encoding RnfABCDGE type electron transport complex subunit D is translated as MTLRDLAGAARDAAVRFARAFAADPRHYQMSVQAALLLFGLAALDFEVTAARAGLTISACLASQWLGSRFVRPAPFEWRSALISGTGLCLLLRTDSAALAVATCALSVLSKFFIRVNGKHLFNPTCFGLAAMMALRQGIWVSAGQWGHAALVGFAIGSLGSLVVTRAARADVSLGFLGAWAALLFGRAAWLGQPWAAPLHVLSNGSVLLFAFFMISDPRTTPDSRLGRLIFVTAVAVGAGVVQFALYRTNALIWSLAACAPLVPLLDRWLPGARHAWRRDANSSHSKGGSHASLPTLVPARA